The following are encoded together in the Phenylobacterium sp. NIBR 498073 genome:
- a CDS encoding PAS domain S-box protein, whose amino-acid sequence MSDSHDSSANMQRALRKSEARFREVVESAPSAMVMIRSTGRIEMVNSQAEVLFGYSRSELLGRPVEILVPERLRNDHPKLRGAYFGRPKSRPMGVGRDLYGVRKDGSEFPIEIGLNPIETDEGTMVLSAIVDISARKRLERRFRQVVESAPNAMVMVRPSGGIEMVNSQAEKVFGYLREELLGKPVEMLVPERFRGRHPRLREGFFNDLQQNARDQRLRRNPVHVAQGRIQQLMVAGQARADQWEEF is encoded by the coding sequence ATGTCTGATAGCCACGACAGTTCCGCCAACATGCAACGCGCCTTGCGTAAGAGCGAGGCGCGTTTCCGCGAGGTGGTGGAGTCGGCGCCGAGCGCCATGGTGATGATCCGATCGACCGGCCGGATCGAGATGGTCAACAGTCAGGCCGAGGTCCTCTTCGGCTACTCGCGCTCGGAGCTGTTGGGGCGGCCGGTGGAAATCCTCGTGCCCGAACGGCTGCGTAACGACCACCCCAAGCTGCGGGGTGCCTACTTCGGTCGGCCGAAGTCGCGCCCGATGGGCGTGGGGCGAGACCTGTATGGGGTGCGTAAGGACGGCAGCGAGTTTCCGATCGAGATCGGCCTAAATCCCATTGAGACAGATGAAGGCACGATGGTGCTCTCCGCCATTGTCGACATCTCAGCGCGAAAACGGCTCGAGCGTAGGTTTCGTCAAGTCGTCGAGTCAGCCCCCAACGCGATGGTCATGGTTCGTCCCTCCGGCGGCATCGAGATGGTCAACAGTCAGGCCGAAAAGGTCTTCGGCTATTTGCGCGAGGAGTTACTCGGGAAGCCGGTCGAGATGCTCGTCCCCGAGCGATTCCGCGGCCGACATCCGCGACTACGAGAAGGCTTCTTTAACGACCTTCAGCAGAACGCGCGCGACCAGCGGTTACGCCGCAATCCGGTTCATGTGGCTCAGGGGCGAATACAGCAGCTGATGGTGGCCGGCCAGGCGCGTGCCGACCAATGGGAGGAGTTCTAA
- a CDS encoding PDZ domain-containing protein — MIALFGQSEKRTTMRNSQLSRIARSGSICASGLGGRMRLLAAICAAALLSGCSSGYSKFYQPVDYTGQTIVPEPVMGATPSVQVSTGDPLKDVLIAFRDGYSPLGQASFNGPQEGARGAVGQAKKVGATRIIMSAEYASTISGTLPITTPTTTTTYSNGTAQIFGYGGSASGTYSGTTTTYGSQTNYVPYSVDRYDQSAIFLAPIPRKGYGLRVRPLDLDEARRYGTNRGLVVVAIRTGSPGFLSDILPGDVILQVNGRPVYDLASYNAAMPWGQALDLEIRRDGVVIRKSLQIRPTGEWPTG; from the coding sequence ATGATCGCATTGTTCGGCCAGAGCGAAAAGCGCACCACTATGCGAAATTCTCAATTGTCGCGGATCGCGCGCTCGGGGAGTATCTGCGCGTCAGGGTTGGGGGGACGGATGCGGTTATTGGCGGCAATCTGCGCTGCGGCGCTGCTGAGCGGATGCTCTAGTGGCTACAGCAAGTTCTATCAGCCCGTTGATTATACAGGCCAAACCATCGTTCCTGAGCCAGTGATGGGTGCCACTCCCAGCGTCCAAGTCAGCACCGGCGACCCGCTCAAGGATGTCCTGATCGCGTTCCGCGACGGCTACTCTCCGCTCGGCCAAGCCAGCTTTAACGGTCCGCAGGAAGGCGCTCGCGGCGCCGTCGGGCAAGCCAAGAAGGTCGGCGCGACGCGCATCATCATGTCGGCTGAATATGCGAGCACGATCTCGGGAACGCTGCCCATCACGACCCCAACCACGACAACGACATATTCCAACGGCACCGCGCAAATCTTCGGTTATGGCGGGTCGGCAAGCGGAACCTACTCGGGCACAACGACGACCTACGGCTCGCAGACGAACTATGTCCCGTACTCTGTCGATCGGTATGATCAATCGGCGATCTTCTTGGCCCCAATACCACGTAAGGGCTACGGTTTACGCGTGCGGCCGCTCGATCTTGATGAGGCCCGCCGATACGGCACGAATCGCGGCCTCGTCGTCGTGGCCATTCGAACGGGATCGCCGGGCTTCCTTAGCGACATCTTGCCTGGCGACGTCATCCTTCAGGTGAACGGGCGCCCGGTCTATGATCTCGCGAGCTACAACGCGGCTATGCCGTGGGGGCAAGCACTCGATCTAGAGATTAGGCGAGATGGCGTAGTGATCCGAAAGAGCTTGCAGATTAGGCCAACGGGCGAGTGGCCAACGGGCTAG
- a CDS encoding helix-turn-helix domain-containing protein codes for MKRLDYRYDECGLDNVILVGLEVVEDDVGDSSITIHNVDGLQRAIVEGIAKKKTGISGRELRFARTELGLTQAELAMVVSKDVQTVGRWERGEFPIDPTAETVIRVLALQHVEAALPAVEQMASWSVASSGEPPIYIDASDPDNWRPMPMAA; via the coding sequence ATGAAGAGGCTGGATTACCGCTACGACGAATGCGGCCTCGATAACGTCATTCTCGTCGGCCTTGAAGTCGTTGAGGATGACGTGGGCGATAGCTCCATTACGATTCATAACGTCGATGGACTTCAGCGCGCGATCGTCGAGGGCATAGCGAAGAAGAAGACTGGCATTAGCGGCCGTGAACTTCGTTTCGCGCGTACCGAGCTCGGTTTGACGCAGGCGGAGCTGGCGATGGTGGTTAGCAAGGATGTCCAAACCGTAGGCCGATGGGAGCGTGGCGAGTTTCCGATCGACCCGACGGCCGAAACCGTCATTCGTGTGCTGGCGCTCCAACACGTGGAGGCCGCGTTGCCGGCCGTGGAACAGATGGCCTCGTGGTCGGTGGCTTCGTCGGGAGAACCTCCGATCTACATCGACGCTTCCGATCCGGACAATTGGCGACCGATGCCAATGGCGGCCTAG
- the gshB gene encoding glutathione synthase gives MSLKVAVQMDPLEAIKIEGDSTFLMMLTAQVRGHSMFVYTPDRLVLEEGKVLARGRAVTVQDVKGDHARFGDWELVDLSEFDVVLLRQDPPFDMAYITSTHFLDVIHPKTLVVNNPTEVRNAPEKLFVTGFPGVQPPTVITSDVEAIYDFRARHGDIVLKPLYGGGGSGVARLLADDPNLDAMLDLHRMIGREPVIAQKFIPAVSKGDKRILLVDGAPVGAINRVPDAGQIRSNLAVGGRAEAVELTARDRELCEIIGPELKRRGLMFVGIDVIGDYLTEINVTSPTGARALERFTGVNAAAILWDAIEAARTTA, from the coding sequence ATGTCGTTGAAGGTCGCCGTCCAGATGGACCCGCTCGAGGCCATCAAGATCGAAGGCGATTCCACCTTCCTGATGATGCTGACGGCCCAGGTCCGCGGTCACTCGATGTTCGTCTACACACCCGACCGGCTGGTGCTGGAAGAGGGCAAGGTGCTGGCCCGCGGCCGTGCGGTCACCGTCCAGGACGTCAAGGGCGACCACGCCAGGTTCGGCGACTGGGAGCTGGTCGACCTCTCCGAGTTCGACGTCGTCCTGCTGCGCCAGGACCCGCCGTTCGACATGGCCTACATCACCTCGACCCACTTCCTCGACGTGATCCACCCGAAGACCCTGGTGGTGAACAACCCGACCGAGGTGCGCAACGCGCCGGAAAAGCTGTTCGTCACCGGCTTCCCCGGCGTGCAGCCGCCGACCGTGATCACCTCGGACGTCGAGGCGATCTATGACTTCCGCGCCCGCCACGGCGACATCGTGCTCAAGCCGCTCTACGGCGGCGGCGGCTCGGGGGTGGCGCGGCTGCTGGCCGACGATCCCAACCTCGACGCCATGCTCGACCTGCACCGGATGATCGGCCGCGAGCCGGTGATCGCCCAGAAGTTCATCCCCGCGGTCAGTAAGGGCGACAAGCGCATCCTGCTGGTCGACGGCGCGCCGGTCGGGGCGATCAATCGCGTGCCCGACGCCGGCCAGATCCGCTCCAACCTCGCGGTCGGCGGCCGCGCCGAGGCGGTCGAGCTCACCGCCCGCGACCGCGAGCTCTGCGAGATCATCGGCCCCGAGCTGAAGCGCCGCGGCCTGATGTTCGTCGGCATCGACGTGATCGGCGACTATCTGACCGAGATCAACGTCACCTCGCCGACCGGCGCGCGGGCGCTGGAGCGGTTCACCGGCGTCAATGCGGCGGCGATTCTCTGGGACGCTATTGAAGCCGCACGCACAACGGCTTAG
- a CDS encoding transglutaminase family protein: MTQEDAENLLREAGQAADESFPLFDAAVACAVHEDPARDPRAALDLAGLGVERLSARLRNESPEEALAETLAGDLGLTGDLLTYDHPDNACVVAVAERRRGLPVALGVFYLHVARKCGLSVQGVDFPGHFLLRIETLEGPLALDPFSEGRVVLPSELTRRALHAGLTPNVADRLDRLMAPASDRAVLIRLQNNVFARAAAAGDFGRAERAALRRALLDPLDHRPWLDVAAAREGQGALAGALQALAHASTLDGGAALAARAQRERVRLRLN; encoded by the coding sequence ATGACCCAAGAGGACGCCGAAAATCTGCTGCGCGAAGCCGGCCAGGCCGCGGACGAGAGCTTCCCGCTCTTCGACGCCGCGGTCGCCTGCGCCGTGCACGAGGACCCGGCCCGCGATCCGCGGGCGGCGCTCGACCTCGCAGGTCTCGGCGTCGAGCGGCTCTCGGCGCGGCTGCGCAATGAAAGCCCCGAGGAGGCCCTGGCCGAGACCCTGGCCGGCGACCTCGGCCTGACCGGCGATCTCCTGACCTACGACCATCCCGACAACGCCTGCGTGGTGGCGGTCGCCGAACGCCGCCGCGGCCTGCCGGTGGCGCTGGGCGTGTTCTACCTGCACGTGGCGCGCAAGTGTGGGCTGTCGGTCCAGGGCGTCGATTTCCCCGGCCACTTCCTGCTGCGCATCGAGACGCTCGAGGGGCCCCTGGCCCTCGACCCGTTCAGCGAAGGCCGCGTGGTGCTGCCCTCCGAGCTCACCCGCCGCGCCCTGCACGCCGGCCTGACCCCCAACGTCGCCGACCGGCTCGACCGGCTGATGGCCCCGGCCAGCGACCGGGCGGTGCTGATCCGGCTGCAGAACAATGTCTTCGCCCGCGCCGCCGCCGCCGGCGACTTCGGCCGCGCCGAACGCGCCGCCCTGCGCCGGGCCCTGCTCGACCCGCTCGACCACCGGCCCTGGCTCGACGTCGCCGCCGCCCGCGAGGGCCAGGGCGCGCTGGCCGGCGCCCTCCAGGCCCTGGCCCACGCCAGCACCCTCGACGGCGGCGCGGCGCTGGCCGCCCGCGCCCAGCGCGAACGCGTCCGCCTGCGGCTGAACTGA
- a CDS encoding YraN family protein, producing MNVVRQARGAAARTAGRRAEVWAALWLMAKGYRILGFRLRTPQGEIDLLAQRGRVLAVVEVKQRASLQAALEAVSDVQRERLRRAGRAIAARRPSLQNIAVRLDLIALAPGRLPVHAPDAWKGA from the coding sequence GTGAACGTCGTCCGACAGGCGCGCGGGGCGGCGGCCCGGACCGCCGGACGCCGAGCCGAGGTCTGGGCGGCGCTCTGGCTGATGGCCAAGGGCTATCGCATTCTCGGCTTCCGGCTGCGCACGCCGCAGGGGGAAATCGACCTGCTGGCGCAGCGCGGCCGGGTGCTGGCGGTGGTCGAGGTCAAGCAGCGCGCCTCCCTCCAGGCCGCGCTCGAAGCGGTCTCCGACGTCCAGCGCGAGCGGCTGCGGCGGGCGGGGCGCGCAATCGCCGCACGTCGGCCGAGCTTGCAAAATATCGCCGTTCGGCTCGATTTGATCGCCCTGGCGCCCGGACGGCTTCCGGTTCACGCCCCTGATGCCTGGAAGGGCGCATAA
- the rsmI gene encoding 16S rRNA (cytidine(1402)-2'-O)-methyltransferase: protein MSRHPPPPPLSEAPLDPGLYVVATPIGNLRDITLRALDVLFGCDLVLAEDTRVAAKLLSAYGLSKKVERYDEHSADRSGPKALALLAEGGRIAQISDAGTPLVSDPGFRLVREAVAQGSAVYPIPGASALLAGLSVAGLPTDRFLFAGFPPPKSAARRAFFEELAGIRATLVFFEGGSRLASSLADMAAVFGPREAAVGRELTKLYETVTRAPLDELAADPKMDFPKGELVILVGPGREAAATAADADTALADALTRLKPADAAAEVAKALGLPRRDLYRRAMELKQK from the coding sequence ATGTCGCGTCACCCGCCCCCACCGCCCCTCTCTGAAGCCCCGCTCGATCCCGGCCTCTACGTTGTGGCGACGCCGATCGGGAACCTGCGCGACATCACCCTGCGCGCGCTCGATGTGCTTTTCGGCTGCGACCTGGTGCTGGCCGAGGACACCCGCGTCGCCGCCAAGCTGCTCTCCGCCTACGGCCTGTCAAAGAAGGTCGAACGCTATGACGAGCACTCGGCCGACCGCAGCGGCCCCAAGGCCCTGGCCCTGCTCGCCGAGGGCGGCCGCATCGCCCAGATTTCCGACGCCGGCACGCCGCTGGTCTCCGATCCCGGCTTCCGGCTGGTGCGCGAGGCGGTGGCCCAGGGCTCGGCCGTCTATCCGATCCCCGGCGCCTCGGCCCTGCTGGCCGGGCTGTCGGTCGCCGGCCTGCCCACCGACCGCTTCCTGTTCGCCGGCTTCCCGCCGCCCAAGAGCGCCGCACGCAGGGCGTTCTTCGAGGAGCTAGCCGGCATCCGCGCCACCCTGGTGTTCTTCGAGGGCGGCTCGCGCCTGGCCTCCAGCCTCGCCGACATGGCCGCGGTGTTCGGTCCGCGCGAGGCGGCCGTCGGCCGCGAGCTGACCAAGCTATACGAGACCGTCACCCGCGCCCCGTTGGATGAGCTGGCCGCCGATCCCAAGATGGACTTTCCCAAGGGCGAGCTGGTGATCCTGGTCGGCCCCGGCCGCGAGGCGGCGGCCACCGCCGCCGACGCCGACACCGCCCTGGCCGACGCCCTCACCCGCCTGAAACCCGCCGACGCCGCGGCCGAGGTCGCCAAGGCGCTGGGCCTGCCGCGCCGCGATCTCTACCGCCGGGCCATGGAGCTCAAGCAGAAGTGA
- the hemW gene encoding radical SAM family heme chaperone HemW has protein sequence MTAELGLYIHWPYCAKICPYCDFNVYRDRGRGEEQAALVRAIADDLAAQRALTGPRELVSIFFGGGTPSLMDPAWAGELIALARRLWTPAGAVEVTLEANPTDAEAGRFAAFADAGVNRLSLGLQALDDESLALLGRNHDAAEARRAAQVAAASFPRLSVDMIYARPGQTPAAWQAELRAAIDLGAEHVSPYQLTIEAGTAFDRAVRRGTLVPPGEETAAQLYETTQAVLEAAGFEAYEVSNHARGAAARSRHNLVYWTGQDYVGAGPGAHGRLTLDGARTATFAHAKPADYIAARETGGATFATRETLSAVEAAEERLLAGLRIAPGVGFDEVAALGLTPDHPKVTDLIAAGLIAPDRARLRATREGRLLLDHVTSRLAT, from the coding sequence TTGACCGCCGAACTGGGCCTCTACATCCACTGGCCCTACTGCGCGAAGATCTGCCCCTACTGCGACTTCAACGTCTATCGCGACCGCGGCCGGGGCGAGGAGCAGGCGGCCCTGGTCCGCGCCATCGCCGACGACCTCGCCGCCCAGCGCGCCCTGACCGGGCCGCGCGAGCTGGTCTCGATCTTCTTCGGCGGCGGCACCCCCTCGCTGATGGATCCGGCCTGGGCCGGCGAGCTGATCGCGCTCGCCCGCCGCCTCTGGACCCCGGCCGGCGCGGTCGAGGTGACGCTCGAAGCCAACCCCACCGACGCCGAGGCCGGCCGCTTCGCCGCCTTCGCCGACGCCGGGGTCAACCGCCTGTCGCTCGGCCTGCAGGCGCTGGACGACGAGAGCCTCGCCCTGCTCGGCCGCAATCACGACGCCGCCGAGGCCCGCCGCGCAGCCCAGGTCGCCGCCGCCAGCTTTCCGCGGCTGTCGGTCGACATGATCTACGCCCGCCCCGGCCAGACGCCGGCCGCCTGGCAGGCTGAGCTGCGCGCCGCCATCGACCTCGGGGCTGAGCACGTCTCGCCCTATCAGCTGACCATCGAGGCCGGCACCGCCTTCGACCGCGCCGTGCGCCGCGGGACCTTGGTCCCGCCGGGCGAGGAGACCGCCGCCCAACTCTACGAGACCACCCAGGCGGTGCTCGAAGCCGCCGGTTTCGAAGCCTATGAGGTTTCCAACCACGCCCGCGGCGCCGCCGCCCGCTCGCGCCACAACCTCGTCTACTGGACCGGCCAGGACTATGTTGGCGCCGGCCCCGGCGCGCATGGCCGGCTGACCCTGGACGGCGCCCGCACCGCCACCTTCGCCCACGCCAAGCCGGCCGACTACATCGCCGCGCGCGAGACTGGCGGGGCGACCTTCGCCACCCGCGAGACCCTGAGCGCCGTCGAAGCCGCCGAGGAACGCCTGCTGGCCGGCCTGCGCATCGCGCCGGGCGTCGGCTTCGACGAGGTCGCCGCCCTCGGTCTTACCCCCGACCATCCGAAGGTGACCGACCTGATCGCCGCCGGCCTGATTGCGCCCGACCGGGCCCGCCTGCGCGCCACGCGAGAGGGCCGCCTGCTGCTCGACCACGTCACCTCCAGGCTTGCGACCTGA
- the rdgB gene encoding RdgB/HAM1 family non-canonical purine NTP pyrophosphatase: protein MALKLEPGAKLVVATHNPGKARELAAILDNRFELVTAGELGLGEPDETEATFEGNALLKARAAAKASGLIALADDSGLSVAALDGAPGIYSARWGGPEKDFAGAMKKVEQRLEEVGAEDFSAWFTCALAVAWPDGPAVVVEGRVDGTLVFPGRGDRGHGYDPIFVADGHQITFGEMDPVAKDQISHRAMAFAKLKAALL, encoded by the coding sequence ATGGCCCTGAAGCTCGAACCCGGCGCCAAGCTGGTGGTCGCCACCCACAATCCGGGCAAGGCCCGCGAGTTGGCCGCGATCCTCGACAACCGCTTCGAATTGGTCACCGCCGGCGAACTCGGCCTCGGCGAACCCGACGAGACCGAAGCGACCTTCGAGGGCAACGCCCTCTTGAAGGCGCGCGCCGCGGCCAAGGCCAGCGGCCTGATCGCCCTGGCCGACGACAGCGGCCTGTCGGTCGCTGCGCTGGACGGCGCGCCCGGCATCTATTCGGCCCGCTGGGGCGGCCCGGAGAAGGACTTCGCAGGGGCCATGAAGAAGGTCGAGCAACGGCTGGAAGAGGTCGGCGCCGAGGACTTCTCGGCCTGGTTCACCTGCGCCCTCGCCGTCGCCTGGCCGGACGGGCCGGCGGTGGTGGTCGAGGGCCGGGTCGACGGGACGCTGGTGTTCCCCGGCCGCGGCGACCGCGGCCACGGCTACGACCCGATCTTCGTCGCCGACGGCCACCAGATCACCTTCGGCGAGATGGACCCGGTCGCCAAGGACCAAATCAGCCACCGCGCCATGGCCTTCGCCAAGCTGAAGGCCGCGCTGCTTTGA
- a CDS encoding DUF2975 domain-containing protein, translating into MRALGPGSVSSFLKIILDVVFFALWIGIGAVGLMMLAAVLFSFNPELIKNMSIRTGGGTEIDAGGPVLLGGLAAAGLYLGGVLVIVERLRRIFATLTAGDPFHPENVRRLRVIGLVLAGLEIGRYVIYGLGAWALPDAAISQPEFSPTAWFSVLVVFVLAEVFREGARLRREAELTI; encoded by the coding sequence ATGCGCGCCCTGGGGCCCGGCTCGGTATCGAGCTTTCTGAAGATCATCCTCGACGTGGTGTTCTTCGCCCTGTGGATCGGCATCGGCGCTGTCGGCCTGATGATGCTGGCCGCCGTCCTCTTCAGCTTCAATCCCGAGCTGATCAAGAACATGTCGATTCGGACCGGCGGCGGCACCGAGATCGACGCCGGCGGCCCGGTGCTGCTCGGCGGCCTGGCCGCTGCCGGCCTCTATCTCGGCGGCGTGCTGGTGATCGTCGAGCGGCTGCGCCGGATCTTCGCCACCCTGACCGCCGGCGATCCCTTTCATCCCGAGAACGTCCGCCGTCTGCGGGTCATCGGCCTGGTGCTGGCGGGCCTGGAAATCGGCCGCTATGTGATCTACGGCCTGGGCGCCTGGGCGCTGCCCGACGCGGCGATCTCGCAGCCGGAGTTCAGCCCGACCGCCTGGTTCTCGGTGCTGGTCGTGTTCGTGCTGGCCGAGGTGTTCCGTGAGGGCGCGCGCCTGCGCCGCGAAGCCGAGCTGACGATCTGA